In Sporichthya polymorpha DSM 43042, a genomic segment contains:
- a CDS encoding putative leader peptide, producing MEPVCRPAVLTKRRAVDLCRVATCLCRCA from the coding sequence ATGGAGCCTGTGTGCCGGCCTGCAGTTCTGACCAAACGGCGCGCGGTCGACCTGTGCCGCGTGGCCACGTGCTTGTGTCGCTGCGCCTGA
- a CDS encoding sulfurtransferase: MSRADALVDADWVEARIDDPNVVIVEVDEDTAAYDKGHIRNAVRIDWKDDLQDPVRRDFVNKEQFEKLLSERGIGNEHTVVLYGGNNNWFAAYAYWYFKLYGHADVKLLDGGRKKWELDSRELVTEVPTRPVTTYVAQEQDPSIRAYRDDAVNAIGTLNLIDVRSPDEYAGRILAPAHLPQEGSQRPGHIPTAVNVPWSKTAKDDGSFRSDEELRELYGDAGLDFGKDTVVYCRIGERSAHTWFVLHEILEQPSVRNYDGSWTEYGALVGVPIALGDEPGGPDGGVA, encoded by the coding sequence ATGAGCCGCGCTGACGCGCTCGTCGACGCCGACTGGGTCGAGGCCCGGATCGACGACCCCAACGTCGTTATCGTCGAGGTCGACGAGGACACCGCCGCCTACGACAAGGGCCACATCCGTAACGCCGTCCGGATCGACTGGAAGGACGACCTCCAGGACCCGGTCCGCCGTGACTTCGTGAACAAGGAGCAGTTCGAGAAGCTGCTCTCCGAGCGTGGCATCGGCAACGAGCACACCGTCGTCCTGTACGGCGGGAACAACAACTGGTTCGCCGCCTACGCGTACTGGTACTTCAAGCTGTACGGCCACGCGGACGTCAAGCTCCTCGACGGCGGTCGCAAGAAGTGGGAGCTGGACTCCCGCGAGCTCGTCACCGAGGTGCCGACGCGTCCGGTCACCACCTACGTGGCGCAGGAGCAGGACCCGTCGATCCGGGCGTACCGGGACGACGCGGTCAACGCGATCGGCACGCTGAACCTCATCGACGTCCGGTCTCCGGACGAGTACGCCGGGCGGATCCTCGCCCCGGCGCACCTGCCCCAGGAGGGTTCGCAGCGCCCGGGCCACATCCCGACGGCGGTCAACGTCCCGTGGTCGAAGACCGCGAAGGACGACGGCAGCTTCCGGTCCGACGAGGAACTGCGGGAGCTCTACGGGGACGCGGGGCTGGACTTCGGCAAGGACACGGTCGTGTACTGCCGCATCGGCGAGCGCTCGGCCCACACGTGGTTCGTGCTGCACGAGATCCTCGAGCAGCCGAGCGTCCGGAACTACGACGGCTCGTGGACCGAGTACGGCGCGCTCGTCGGCGTCCCGATCGCGCTCGGCGACGAGCCCGGTGGCCCGGACGGCGGGGTCGCCTGA
- a CDS encoding DUF1416 domain-containing protein: MCGATPGGPALPANVDVGKEAIIQGIVTRDGIGVPNAYVRLLDRTGEFTAEVPTSATGQFRFFAGPGDWTLRTLAPGASVDRPVVAARGEIAEVEVVL; this comes from the coding sequence ATGTGCGGCGCGACCCCGGGCGGCCCGGCGCTGCCGGCGAACGTCGACGTCGGCAAGGAGGCGATCATCCAGGGGATCGTCACCCGCGACGGCATCGGCGTCCCGAACGCCTACGTCCGGCTCCTCGACCGCACCGGTGAGTTCACCGCCGAAGTCCCGACCTCCGCCACCGGGCAGTTCCGCTTCTTCGCGGGCCCGGGGGACTGGACCCTCCGCACCCTCGCCCCCGGCGCCTCCGTCGACCGCCCGGTCGTCGCCGCCCGGGGCGAGATCGCCGAGGTCGAGGTCGTCCTCTAG
- a CDS encoding DsrE family protein — MARSLVVKVTAGADAPERCAQAFTVASVAAASGLDVSLWLTGESSWFALPGRAAEFELPHSEPLEDLLATVLELGRVTLCTQCAARRDIGPDDVLDGVRIAGAAVFVSEACADDAQALVY, encoded by the coding sequence ATGGCTCGTTCCCTGGTCGTCAAGGTCACCGCCGGCGCCGACGCCCCTGAGCGGTGCGCCCAGGCCTTCACCGTCGCCTCCGTCGCCGCCGCCTCGGGCCTCGACGTCTCGCTCTGGCTCACCGGCGAGAGCTCGTGGTTCGCCCTCCCGGGCAGGGCCGCGGAGTTCGAGCTGCCCCACTCCGAGCCGCTGGAGGACCTGCTCGCGACGGTCCTGGAGCTCGGCCGCGTCACCCTGTGCACCCAGTGCGCGGCCCGCCGGGACATCGGCCCCGACGACGTGCTGGACGGTGTCCGCATCGCCGGGGCCGCCGTCTTCGTCTCCGAAGCCTGCGCCGACGACGCCCAGGCCCTCGTCTACTGA
- a CDS encoding FABP family protein, with the protein MFEIPPNLHPANMPLAFLLGAWEGEGVVEYPTIQRRLFKQRVEFAQNGKPFLHYISRSWEIDQAGNELGPLNMETGFWRPRPDDKRDDQEGTPLEVLLSHPTGFLEAMIGEIRGPRIEFATTGVMKVESAKDYRRGHRLYGLVNGELMWVYEMEAMGEQLQPHISAALQRAPAG; encoded by the coding sequence GTGTTCGAGATTCCGCCGAACCTCCACCCGGCCAACATGCCCTTGGCGTTCCTGCTCGGCGCCTGGGAGGGCGAGGGCGTCGTCGAGTACCCGACGATCCAGCGCCGGCTGTTCAAGCAGCGCGTCGAGTTCGCGCAGAACGGCAAGCCGTTCCTGCACTACATCTCGCGCTCCTGGGAGATCGACCAGGCCGGCAACGAGCTCGGGCCGTTGAACATGGAGACCGGCTTCTGGCGTCCCCGCCCCGACGACAAGCGCGACGACCAGGAGGGCACCCCGCTCGAGGTGCTGCTCTCCCACCCGACCGGCTTCCTGGAGGCGATGATCGGGGAGATCCGCGGTCCGCGGATCGAGTTCGCGACGACCGGCGTGATGAAGGTCGAGTCCGCCAAGGACTACCGCCGCGGCCACCGGCTCTACGGACTGGTGAACGGCGAGCTGATGTGGGTCTACGAGATGGAGGCGATGGGCGAGCAGCTCCAGCCGCACATCTCCGCCGCGCTTCAGCGGGCTCCGGCGGGGTGA
- a CDS encoding Fur family transcriptional regulator, which produces MSQDWRTMLREKGYRLTPQRELVLAAVTELEHATPEQVCARVQETASGINISTVYRTLELLEELGLVRHAHLGHGAPSYHPAGHSHHLHLVCRDCGAVSQVESTVATSLTATLQETEGFEVDLEHFAIYGRCRDCRQQGLTDHHHE; this is translated from the coding sequence ATGAGCCAGGACTGGCGCACGATGCTGCGGGAGAAGGGCTACCGCCTGACGCCGCAGCGCGAACTCGTCCTGGCCGCGGTCACCGAGCTCGAGCACGCGACGCCCGAGCAGGTCTGCGCGCGTGTGCAGGAGACCGCGAGCGGGATCAACATCTCGACGGTGTACCGGACGCTGGAACTGCTCGAGGAGCTCGGCCTGGTGCGCCACGCGCACCTCGGGCACGGGGCGCCGTCGTACCACCCGGCCGGGCACTCCCACCACCTGCACCTGGTGTGCCGGGACTGCGGGGCGGTGTCGCAGGTCGAGTCGACGGTTGCGACGTCGCTGACCGCGACCCTGCAGGAGACGGAGGGTTTCGAGGTCGACCTGGAGCACTTCGCGATCTACGGCCGGTGCCGGGACTGCCGTCAGCAAGGCCTGACGGACCATCACCATGAGTGA
- a CDS encoding GNAT family N-acetyltransferase produces MSDVRLRGPRPGDWGWIISRHGALYFAEYGWGTDYEAYVAHAVGELAEHFDPAREAVWIAELDDRPVGSIACARKDEETAQLRFFLAEPDARGRGVGLALIRACLEFATEVGYRRMMLWTCSGLVASRALYARHGFTLESEPGPFPYDATRTEQILARDL; encoded by the coding sequence ATGAGTGATGTGCGGCTGCGCGGGCCGCGGCCCGGGGACTGGGGTTGGATCATCTCCCGCCACGGCGCGCTGTACTTCGCCGAGTACGGCTGGGGCACCGACTACGAGGCGTACGTCGCCCACGCGGTGGGCGAGCTCGCCGAGCACTTCGACCCGGCCCGCGAGGCGGTCTGGATCGCCGAGCTCGACGACCGGCCCGTCGGGTCGATCGCGTGCGCCCGCAAGGACGAGGAGACGGCGCAGCTGCGCTTCTTCCTCGCCGAGCCGGACGCGCGCGGTCGCGGCGTCGGGCTGGCGCTGATCCGGGCCTGTCTGGAGTTCGCGACCGAGGTCGGCTACCGGCGGATGATGCTGTGGACCTGCAGTGGTCTGGTGGCCTCCCGTGCGCTGTACGCGCGACACGGCTTCACGCTCGAGTCCGAACCCGGCCCGTTCCCGTACGACGCCACCCGTACCGAGCAGATCCTCGCCCGCGACCTCTGA
- a CDS encoding YgfZ/GcvT domain-containing protein has product MSTDVLTSPLLTRPGAVAADGPDAGVAAHYGDPYGEQRDLALGKAAVDLSHRGVVRVSGPDRLTWLHSLTTQHLSDLAPRAAAQALVLSPHGHIEHDLHVVDDGEAAWITVEPGTAPELVAFLDKMRFLLRVEVADVTAEWAAVWVPAGGADVPGKEHAWHHARPTEALGEYAGREVLVPRGRLADAVGPLAGVWAHEALRIAARVPRLGFETDHRTIPHELGLLEPAVHLNKGCYRGQETVARVHNLGRPPRRMVFLHLDGSDLELPPHGAEITLDGRAIGFVGSSARHYELGPIALGVIKRNTPHDATLLAGGVPAAAEVVVEA; this is encoded by the coding sequence GTGTCGACCGATGTGCTCACCTCGCCGCTGCTGACCCGCCCCGGGGCCGTGGCCGCGGACGGCCCGGACGCCGGCGTCGCGGCCCACTACGGCGACCCCTACGGGGAGCAGCGCGACCTCGCGCTCGGGAAAGCCGCGGTCGACCTCTCGCACCGTGGGGTCGTCCGGGTCTCCGGCCCGGACCGCCTGACCTGGCTGCACTCGCTGACGACCCAGCACCTGTCCGACCTCGCGCCGCGCGCGGCCGCCCAGGCGCTGGTCCTGAGCCCGCACGGGCACATCGAGCACGACCTGCACGTCGTCGACGACGGCGAGGCCGCGTGGATCACCGTCGAGCCCGGGACGGCGCCGGAGCTCGTCGCGTTCCTCGACAAGATGCGTTTTCTGCTCCGCGTCGAGGTCGCCGACGTGACCGCGGAGTGGGCCGCGGTCTGGGTCCCCGCGGGCGGGGCGGACGTCCCCGGCAAGGAGCACGCCTGGCACCACGCCCGCCCGACCGAGGCGCTCGGCGAGTACGCCGGCCGGGAGGTCCTGGTTCCGCGCGGCCGGCTGGCCGACGCCGTCGGACCGCTCGCCGGGGTGTGGGCGCACGAGGCGCTCCGGATCGCGGCGCGCGTGCCGCGCCTCGGCTTCGAGACCGACCACCGGACGATCCCACACGAGCTCGGCCTGCTCGAACCGGCCGTGCACCTGAACAAGGGCTGCTACCGCGGGCAGGAGACGGTGGCGCGCGTCCACAACCTCGGCCGGCCGCCGCGGCGGATGGTCTTCCTCCACCTCGACGGCAGCGACCTGGAGCTGCCGCCCCACGGCGCCGAGATCACCCTCGACGGTCGGGCGATCGGGTTCGTCGGGAGCTCCGCCCGGCACTACGAGCTCGGGCCGATCGCGCTCGGCGTGATCAAGCGGAACACCCCGCACGACGCGACCCTGCTGGCCGGCGGCGTTCCCGCGGCCGCCGAAGTCGTCGTCGAGGCCTGA
- a CDS encoding RNB domain-containing ribonuclease encodes MPRPKIAVAALPPWYPPAFEKLTEDLQAPVAFPPEVLAAAERAGAADGGARADRRDIELVTLDPESSQDLDQAFAIEIRGSGFRLHYAIADVAAFVRAGDPVDVESQRRVETRYAPDRRLPLHPPELSEGAASLLPDVDRPAVLWTLDLDDAGELVETRVERALVRSRAKLAYDAVQEQVDAGVAAPGIERLRTLGELRLAAERRRGGVSLPLPEQVVDVANGDGWRLRARLQTPVETWNAQLSLLTGTAAARLMLDAGIGVLRTLPPPADDAVAELRRRAHALGFEWPAGQPYPEFVRAIDPSAPRAPAMLRACTTLFRGAGYVAFDAAAGVGAPADAEHAAIAAPYTHVTAPLRRLADRYAAEVCLAVCADAEVPEWVRAALPGLPERMREGGRAVNSFSAEVLNLVEAGLLAQRVGETFGGTVVATNNDRTAGTLVVADPYVEAKVEGPGLPLGEPVDARLVTADPMTRQIRFAVASSASAVDKG; translated from the coding sequence GTGCCACGACCGAAGATTGCCGTCGCGGCCCTGCCGCCCTGGTACCCGCCGGCGTTCGAGAAGCTGACGGAGGACCTGCAGGCTCCCGTGGCGTTCCCGCCCGAGGTGCTCGCCGCGGCCGAGCGGGCCGGTGCGGCCGACGGCGGGGCGCGCGCCGACCGCCGTGACATCGAGCTCGTGACCCTCGACCCGGAGTCCTCGCAGGACCTTGACCAGGCCTTCGCGATCGAGATCCGAGGCTCCGGATTCCGGCTGCACTACGCGATCGCGGACGTCGCCGCGTTCGTCCGCGCCGGTGACCCGGTCGACGTCGAGTCCCAGCGCCGCGTGGAGACCCGCTACGCCCCGGACCGGCGGCTGCCGCTGCACCCGCCCGAGCTCTCCGAGGGCGCGGCCAGCCTGCTTCCGGACGTCGACCGGCCGGCCGTGCTCTGGACCCTCGACCTCGACGACGCCGGTGAGCTCGTCGAGACCCGGGTTGAGCGCGCCCTGGTGCGCTCGCGGGCGAAGCTGGCCTACGACGCCGTCCAGGAGCAGGTGGACGCCGGTGTCGCCGCCCCCGGAATCGAGCGGCTGCGGACTCTCGGCGAGCTGCGACTGGCGGCCGAACGCCGACGGGGCGGGGTGAGCCTGCCGCTGCCCGAGCAGGTCGTCGACGTCGCGAACGGGGACGGGTGGCGCCTGCGCGCGCGGCTGCAGACGCCGGTCGAGACGTGGAACGCGCAGCTCTCCCTGCTGACCGGCACCGCCGCCGCGCGGCTGATGCTCGACGCCGGGATCGGCGTCCTGCGGACGCTCCCGCCGCCGGCGGACGACGCGGTCGCGGAGCTGCGCCGCCGCGCCCACGCCCTCGGGTTCGAGTGGCCGGCCGGACAGCCGTACCCGGAGTTCGTCCGCGCGATCGACCCGAGCGCGCCACGGGCCCCCGCCATGCTGCGCGCGTGCACGACGCTGTTCCGCGGCGCCGGCTACGTCGCCTTCGACGCCGCGGCCGGCGTCGGAGCCCCGGCCGACGCGGAGCACGCCGCGATCGCCGCGCCCTACACGCACGTCACCGCCCCGCTGCGCCGGCTCGCGGACCGCTACGCCGCCGAGGTCTGCCTCGCGGTCTGTGCGGACGCCGAGGTCCCGGAGTGGGTCCGTGCCGCCCTGCCCGGCCTGCCCGAGCGGATGCGTGAGGGCGGCCGCGCGGTCAATTCCTTCTCCGCCGAGGTGCTCAACCTCGTCGAGGCGGGCCTGCTCGCCCAGCGCGTCGGCGAGACGTTCGGTGGCACCGTCGTCGCGACCAACAACGACCGGACCGCCGGCACCCTCGTCGTCGCCGACCCCTACGTCGAGGCGAAGGTCGAGGGCCCCGGCCTCCCCCTCGGCGAGCCCGTCGACGCCCGCCTCGTCACCGCCGACCCGATGACCCGTCAGATCCGCTTCGCCGTCGCCTCATCCGCATCAGCCGTTGATAAGGGGTGA
- the dtd gene encoding D-aminoacyl-tRNA deacylase, with product MRAVVQRVSRASVTVDGRIVGAIEQPGLCALVGVTHDDSPAIADKLAEKLWGLRILDGEKSCSDLDAPLLVVSQFTLYGDARKGRRPTWIAAAPSPVAEPLVDAVVAGLRSRGATVATGVFGADMKVELVNDGPFTVLLDL from the coding sequence ATGCGAGCAGTGGTGCAGCGGGTCAGCCGCGCGAGTGTCACCGTCGACGGCCGGATCGTCGGCGCGATCGAGCAGCCCGGCCTGTGCGCCCTCGTGGGCGTCACCCACGACGACAGCCCGGCGATCGCGGACAAACTGGCCGAAAAGCTCTGGGGGCTGCGGATCCTGGACGGCGAGAAGTCCTGTTCCGACCTCGACGCGCCCCTGCTCGTCGTCAGCCAGTTCACGCTCTACGGCGACGCGCGCAAGGGCCGCCGCCCGACCTGGATCGCGGCCGCCCCCAGCCCCGTCGCCGAGCCCCTGGTCGACGCCGTCGTCGCCGGCCTCCGCTCCCGCGGCGCCACCGTCGCGACCGGCGTCTTCGGCGCGGACATGAAGGTCGAGCTCGTCAACGACGGCCCCTTCACCGTCCTCCTCGACCTCTGA
- a CDS encoding 3-keto-5-aminohexanoate cleavage protein has protein sequence MSAQPLQASVQALPTGTLITVAPTGAELAKAEHPNLPTTLDELVTTAKACAAAGAGMIHVHLRDEQDRSCLDVGKLSEAVAAIRAETDLLVQLSTGGGVTDSFEQRLAVLDAQPDSCSLTCGTVNFGDDVFSNPWSLIVELYRKAQDLGVVPEFELFDLGHVATMRRLLDTYGPPPNGRVHADLVMGVPGGMPGDAATLVTVAGALPAEATFTATGIGRTALPVAFAALAAGGHLRVGLEDTVTFAKGRPVRDNAELVERAATLAQLAQRPPITGSDARRFLGFAG, from the coding sequence ATGTCCGCGCAGCCACTCCAGGCCTCAGTCCAGGCCCTTCCCACCGGCACCCTGATCACCGTCGCGCCCACGGGTGCGGAGCTGGCCAAGGCCGAGCACCCGAACCTGCCGACGACCCTCGATGAACTCGTGACGACCGCGAAGGCGTGCGCCGCGGCCGGCGCGGGGATGATCCACGTCCACCTGCGCGACGAGCAGGACCGCTCCTGCCTCGACGTCGGGAAGCTGTCCGAGGCGGTGGCCGCGATCCGCGCCGAGACCGACCTGCTCGTCCAACTCTCGACCGGCGGCGGGGTCACCGACTCGTTCGAGCAACGCCTCGCCGTCCTCGACGCGCAGCCCGACTCCTGCTCGCTCACCTGCGGCACGGTGAACTTCGGCGACGACGTCTTCTCGAACCCGTGGTCGCTGATCGTCGAGCTTTACCGCAAGGCGCAGGACCTCGGCGTCGTCCCGGAGTTCGAGCTGTTCGACCTCGGCCACGTCGCGACGATGCGCCGCCTGCTCGACACCTACGGTCCGCCGCCGAACGGCCGCGTCCACGCCGACCTCGTGATGGGCGTCCCCGGCGGCATGCCGGGCGACGCGGCGACGCTCGTCACGGTCGCGGGCGCGCTGCCCGCGGAGGCGACGTTCACCGCCACCGGCATCGGGCGCACCGCGCTGCCCGTCGCGTTCGCCGCGCTCGCGGCCGGCGGCCACCTGCGCGTCGGGCTCGAGGACACGGTGACGTTCGCGAAGGGGCGCCCGGTCCGGGACAACGCCGAGCTCGTCGAGCGCGCCGCGACGCTCGCGCAGCTCGCCCAACGGCCCCCGATCACCGGCTCGGACGCGCGCCGGTTCCTCGGGTTCGCCGGCTGA
- a CDS encoding helix-turn-helix domain-containing protein encodes MATLPGGLGEYLREQRKSAKLSIRQLAAVAGVSNPYLSQIERGLRKPSAEILQQLAKGLRISAEQLYMHAGILDERDDSSSEYATVVLADPHLSERQKSVLLDVYDSFRRENELTAGPESDTAAGAEPAEPK; translated from the coding sequence ATGGCAACGCTTCCCGGCGGCCTCGGGGAGTACCTGAGGGAGCAACGCAAGAGCGCCAAGCTGTCGATCCGTCAGCTGGCGGCGGTTGCGGGGGTCTCCAACCCCTACCTCAGTCAGATCGAACGTGGGCTGCGCAAGCCGTCCGCGGAGATCCTGCAGCAGCTCGCCAAGGGGCTGCGGATCTCGGCGGAGCAGCTCTACATGCACGCCGGAATCCTCGACGAACGGGACGACTCCAGCAGTGAGTACGCCACGGTCGTCCTCGCGGATCCGCACCTGTCCGAGCGACAGAAGAGCGTGCTCCTGGACGTGTACGACTCGTTCCGCAGAGAGAACGAGCTGACGGCCGGACCCGAGTCCGACACCGCAGCCGGTGCCGAGCCGGCCGAACCGAAGTGA
- a CDS encoding DUF2516 family protein: MDIWFLPPESAAGLGTLALFALHLYAFVDCLIRPTNAFVAAGKKTKQFWMILTGVAAGTTLLLSSVTFTFVIAATVIALIYILDVRPAVQTYRGPRGGGGGRKPRGTGGW, encoded by the coding sequence GTGGATATCTGGTTCCTACCTCCGGAATCGGCGGCCGGCCTCGGGACCCTGGCCCTGTTCGCGCTGCACCTCTACGCGTTCGTCGACTGCCTGATCCGCCCGACGAACGCCTTCGTCGCGGCCGGCAAGAAGACCAAGCAGTTCTGGATGATCCTCACCGGCGTCGCGGCGGGCACGACCCTGCTGCTCTCGAGCGTGACGTTCACGTTCGTCATCGCGGCAACCGTGATCGCGCTGATCTACATCCTCGACGTCCGCCCGGCCGTCCAGACCTACCGCGGCCCCCGCGGTGGCGGCGGCGGCCGCAAGCCCCGCGGCACCGGCGGCTGGTAG
- a CDS encoding L,D-transpeptidase family protein, whose translation MRRVQHHHVRLSAVLALLTAASLTGGLALAGPAAADPLPPPLGPSQSEPAEPTPSQVDTTEDKPIRPGEGEPILAAGDEGRAVKVLQVRLQRVGVRDMPTTGLYGKETVAQVKSFQKQLKFARTGAVDEATLKALEARTGKVDQIALATGADKPYGGRLPASCLRGKVVCVDQRARTVRWVVNGKVKMRLDARFGSTETPTREGVFVVQRKSRDHVSSLYHTSMPFALFFDGGQAVHYSPDFARRGYAGASHGCVNTRDYNSMETLFGRAKLGDRVVVYTSRSPEQLQKNKKK comes from the coding sequence ATGCGTCGGGTGCAGCATCACCACGTCCGGCTCAGCGCTGTGCTGGCGCTGCTCACCGCCGCGTCCCTGACCGGCGGCCTCGCGCTGGCCGGTCCGGCCGCGGCCGATCCGCTCCCGCCGCCGCTGGGCCCGTCGCAGTCCGAGCCCGCGGAGCCAACGCCGTCGCAGGTCGACACGACCGAGGACAAGCCGATCCGTCCCGGTGAGGGTGAGCCGATCCTCGCCGCCGGCGACGAGGGCAGGGCGGTCAAGGTCCTGCAGGTCCGGCTGCAGCGCGTCGGCGTGCGGGACATGCCGACGACCGGTCTCTACGGCAAGGAGACCGTCGCGCAGGTGAAGTCGTTCCAGAAGCAGCTGAAGTTCGCCCGTACCGGGGCCGTCGACGAGGCGACGCTGAAGGCACTCGAGGCGCGCACCGGCAAGGTCGACCAGATCGCCCTCGCCACCGGCGCGGACAAGCCCTACGGCGGCCGGCTGCCGGCGAGCTGCCTGCGCGGCAAGGTCGTCTGCGTCGACCAGCGCGCGCGGACCGTGCGCTGGGTCGTGAACGGCAAGGTGAAGATGCGCCTCGACGCCCGGTTCGGGTCGACCGAGACCCCGACGCGGGAGGGCGTCTTCGTCGTCCAGCGCAAGAGCCGCGACCACGTCTCGTCGCTGTACCACACGTCGATGCCGTTCGCGCTGTTCTTCGACGGCGGCCAGGCCGTGCACTACTCGCCGGACTTCGCCCGCCGCGGCTACGCCGGCGCCTCGCACGGGTGCGTGAACACACGCGACTACAACTCGATGGAGACGCTGTTCGGCCGCGCGAAGCTCGGCGACCGCGTCGTCGTCTACACGAGCCGCTCGCCGGAGCAGCTTCAGAAGAACAAGAAGAAGTAG
- a CDS encoding L,D-transpeptidase, with product MASKSLRATLAGALCTTLLGAGLVTASPAEAKRAMPRTCYTGKIICVDKSKRVVRLVNNGKISVRLDARFGSSRTPTRNGMFRVYWKSRNHVSSLYGSAMPFSLFFSGGQAIHYSSDFARRGYSGASHGCVNTRDYSRMRKLFDRTPTGTRVYIYW from the coding sequence ATGGCGTCGAAGTCTCTCCGCGCGACCCTTGCCGGCGCGCTCTGCACGACCTTGCTCGGCGCCGGTCTGGTGACGGCGAGCCCGGCCGAGGCCAAGCGCGCCATGCCGCGCACCTGCTACACCGGCAAGATCATCTGCGTCGACAAGTCGAAGCGCGTGGTCCGGCTGGTGAACAACGGCAAGATCAGCGTCCGCCTCGACGCGCGCTTCGGGTCCTCGCGCACGCCGACCCGCAACGGGATGTTCCGCGTGTACTGGAAGAGCCGGAACCACGTCTCGTCCCTGTACGGCAGCGCAATGCCGTTCTCGCTGTTCTTCAGCGGCGGCCAGGCGATCCACTACTCGTCGGACTTCGCCCGTCGCGGCTACTCCGGCGCCTCGCACGGCTGCGTGAACACCCGCGACTACTCGCGGATGCGCAAGCTGTTCGACCGCACCCCGACCGGGACGCGGGTCTACATCTACTGGTGA
- a CDS encoding L,D-transpeptidase produces MATNRKRAALVGLASSTLLGATLIALPSEASARPSACNKGRVICVNKSTRQLAFVVNGRTVIAMSARFGSSRTPTRNGMFSVYWKNRNHVSSLYGSAMPFSMFFSGGQAIHYSSDFARRGYSGASHGCVNTRDYAATRALFNSVRVGDKVYVHY; encoded by the coding sequence ATGGCCACAAACCGTAAGCGCGCTGCCCTCGTCGGGCTCGCATCGAGCACCCTGCTGGGCGCGACGCTGATCGCCCTCCCCTCGGAGGCGTCGGCCCGCCCGAGCGCCTGCAACAAGGGGCGCGTCATCTGCGTGAACAAGTCGACCCGCCAGCTGGCGTTCGTGGTCAACGGCCGGACGGTCATCGCGATGTCGGCGCGGTTCGGGTCCTCCCGTACCCCGACGCGCAACGGGATGTTCTCCGTCTACTGGAAGAACCGGAACCACGTGTCGAGCCTCTACGGCAGCGCGATGCCGTTCTCGATGTTCTTCAGCGGCGGCCAGGCGATCCACTACTCGTCGGACTTCGCCCGCCGCGGCTACTCCGGCGCCTCCCACGGCTGCGTGAACACCCGCGACTACGCCGCCACCCGCGCGCTGTTCAACTCGGTGCGGGTCGGCGACAAGGTGTACGTGCACTACTAG